The genomic region TCAAGGAGGCCGCCCGCGCCTGTCCGGTGCAGGCCATCACCGTGACGTAGGACATGACGCGGGCCGGGGCGCAGGCGGCGCAGGAAGGGTGCGGTGGTCCTGTCGCTGGGGACAGGACCACCGGCGGCAGGGCCGCCGACGGGACCACCGATGGGACCATCGGCCAGGCCACCGACGAGAGCTCCGTCCGGGTCACCGAAACCGAAGGGCCTGGGGCCTTTACCATGGGCAGCCCGGAGCAACCGGTCCCGCGCGCCCACACCCCGGAGGCCCCGTCCCCGTGCCCCAGCCCCCGTCCCCGCCCCGACAACTCACCCTGCAGGGCGACTGCGCGAACTGCTTCGGGCTGTGCTGCGTAGCGCTCCCCTTCGCCGCGTCCGCCGACTTCGCGGCCGACAAGCGCGCCGGCCGGCCCTGTACCCATCTCCGGACCGACTTCCGCTGCGGGATCCACACCCGGCTGCGCGACCAGGGCTTCCCGGGCTGCACGGTGTACGACTGCTTCGGCGCGGGCCAGCAGGTCTCGCAGGTCACCTTCGGCGGCCAGGACTGGCGGCAGGCCCCGGAGACCGCCCAGCAGATGTTCGACACGTTCCCCGTCGTCCGCCAACTCCACGAACTGCTCTGGTACTTGACCGAGGCGCTGACCCTGGACCCGGCCCGCCCCCTCCACCCGGAGCTCCGCCGCCTCCTCGACGCCACCGAAGCCCTCACCCACG from Streptomyces sp. NBC_01267 harbors:
- a CDS encoding pentapeptide repeat-containing protein encodes the protein MPQPPSPPRQLTLQGDCANCFGLCCVALPFAASADFAADKRAGRPCTHLRTDFRCGIHTRLRDQGFPGCTVYDCFGAGQQVSQVTFGGQDWRQAPETAQQMFDTFPVVRQLHELLWYLTEALTLDPARPLHPELRRLLDATEALTHGTPEALADLDVAAHRAEVNVLLLRTSELVRAGAGPTGRKKKNRRGADLMGARLRGADLRGADLRGACLIAADLTGADLRTADFIGADLRDTDLTGADLTGCFFLTQPQLNAARGDATTKLPPSLVRPAHWTP